One window of Lacerta agilis isolate rLacAgi1 chromosome 14, rLacAgi1.pri, whole genome shotgun sequence genomic DNA carries:
- the C14H7orf57 gene encoding uncharacterized protein C7orf57 homolog — protein MLRGMRNTNKEPRGASNRYAPCDWYYHVPLKRSEEPVNSEAQQQPTSQIPGLGDFGDPHSEITFGGRRKWIKDTDSEYVKLAKQGGRPDLLRHFTPTPRKVSLGSYGAPEWYTHHGKPPAAAAATDESKPRVSAMPDYMIHEEFKADQPASYEPKRGPFDFDMKSVWQRDAEDKENKEKREENGVQVEGSPGSTKEEIKLPAITPRYPHRTPQPIATKEFHGGNRLYFPPMPAHKKNEPVNFSKLISSGYGDEWLQQRDDWEKKNSQPNDSLPPPNSETSQPESTQTDNE, from the exons ATGCTCCGAG GTATGAGGAATACAAATAAAGAGCCCCGTGGAGCCTCAAATCGATACGCACCATGTG ATTGGTACTATCACGTGCCACTCAAGCGATCAGAGGAGCCGGTTAATTCTGAAGCTCAACAGCAGCCTACATCCCAGATCCCAGGTCTCGGTGATTTTGGAGATCCTCACAGTGAGATTACATTTGGGGGGCGAAGGAAGTGGATTAAAGACACTGACTCGGAATATGTAAAGCTGGCAAAACAAGGAGGCCGACCTG ACTTGTTGAGACATTTTACACCTACTCCACGGAAAGTGTCTCTGGGGTCTTATGGTGCACCCGAGTGGTATACACATCATGgtaaaccaccagcagcagcagcagcaacagatgaGTCGAA GCCTCGAGTTTCAGCTATGCCAGACTACATGATCCATGAGGAGTTTAAGGCTGATCAACCTGCCAGCTATGAGCCTAAAAGAGGGCCTTTTGATTTTGATATGAAAAGTGTTTGGCAAAGAGATGCTGAAGACaaagagaacaaagagaaaagagag GAAAATGGAGTACAAGTTGAGGGCTCTCCAGGCAGCACAAAAGAAGAG ATAAAGCTTCCTGCTATAACGCCAAGATACCCACACAGAACACCACAACCTATTGCAACTAAAGAATTTCATGGAGGAAACCGGCTCTACTTCCCTCCAAT GCCTGCTCACAAAAAAAACGAACCTGTAAACTTCAGCAAACTGATCAGCAGTGGTTATGGAGATGAGTGGCTTCAGCAGCGTGATGACTGGGAGAAAAAGAACTCGCAGCCTAATG attctcttcctcctccaa ATTCAGAGACATCCCAGCCAGAATCAACACAAACAGACAATGAGTAA